The Acidiphilium multivorum AIU301 genome includes the window GTCCCCCTGATCTCGGTCGCACCGCTCACCGCGACCGTGCCGGTCGCCACCGTCTCTGGCTTCCAGAACTGCCCCCAATCGACCCCGGCCGACTTCGCGAGTTGCGCAATCGCCTCCTGGGTCGCCCGTCCATCCTTCGGAAACGTCTCGTCGATCGCGATCCGCAACTTGGTCTCGACCGTCGCCGCCGGCAATAACTCGCCCCGATCAGCCCGCTCGCGCAGCCAACAGAAGTTCGGATGCTTCTGCACCTTCGACAGTTGCTTAACAGTAAGCCCCATCGCACGATCCCCCGGTACCCACCGCCATCATAATGTTAGTCCGGTTCCCCCTCCCGATCAATCCGCTCCCGACATAGTGATCCAAACCAGTTATACGCCGCCAAGTCCGCAGTCAAAGCTCCGGTCTGCTCGGCCAGATATGCGATTGCAGCGTCCGGGAACTCGCTGGCAGCCCGGCCAAACCTTCCTGTCGCACGATACATCATGAGCTGCGCGGCAAAACCGAGCCAGGTGCCGGCCGGCTTGGCATTCAGGAACGCCAGGTCCTCAAAGCCCAGGCTCCAGCGAATGGCCAACGCCCCATCCGGCCGTCGGTGGAGTCCCGTGCATAGCCGTAAATCATGCCGGCACTATGCACCGGACTTATGCAACAGAAAGCCCCGCTTCCGGCCTACGGGGCGGGGCTGGTATGAAAATCTTGATTTTCGTGCAGACTCAGCGCATTTGGGGGAAACCAGACCTACGCGTCTTGCTGTCCTCGTGCGGCTAATTGATCGAGGGCTGACCCCTCAAGCACATAATAAATCTTGTCAGACCCGTTTGCGCCCAGCCCGTCATAGAGCGACCGCGCTGCCACGTTTTCTCTTGAGGTGGACCATTCGATCCTAGTGCTTCCTGCGGCCTTCGCCGCCTGTGCAATCCCAGCCATCAACTTCTGTGCGACGCCACGGCGGCGTGCAGCGTGGCCGACATAAACCTGCTGGACGTAAGTGAATGTGAGCAGGCCGGCGACGGGGTAGAGAGAGGTGAACGTGGCAAAGCCGAGAAGTCGAACATCGTCGTGGGCTACGATGATGTCCACCTGCCGGGCACGGCGAAGCACGTCCTCAGCGACTACCAGATCAGAACTGATAGTGGCTCCGTAGAAACCAGCCATCTCGATCATCAAGTCGGCTAGGGCCTGAGCATCTTTCTCGTCAAAGCGACGTATGCGGACCACCATTCACCCTTTCCCGACACAACCTGCTGCTT containing:
- a CDS encoding DUF4158 domain-containing protein codes for the protein MAIRWSLGFEDLAFLNAKPAGTWLGFAAQLMMYRATGRFGRAASEFPDAAIAYLAEQTGALTADLAAYNWFGSLCRERIDREGEPD
- a CDS encoding GNAT family N-acetyltransferase is translated as MVVRIRRFDEKDAQALADLMIEMAGFYGATISSDLVVAEDVLRRARQVDIIVAHDDVRLLGFATFTSLYPVAGLLTFTYVQQVYVGHAARRRGVAQKLMAGIAQAAKAAGSTRIEWSTSRENVAARSLYDGLGANGSDKIYYVLEGSALDQLAARGQQDA